A section of the Pochonia chlamydosporia 170 chromosome 2, whole genome shotgun sequence genome encodes:
- a CDS encoding chromosome segregation protein sudA (similar to Aspergillus terreus NIH2624 XP_001208764.1) — MYIKQIIIQGFKSYKEQTVIEPFSPKTNVIVGRNGSGKSNFFAAMRFVLSDAYTQMSREERQGLLHEGSGSAVMSAYVEIIFDNSDDRFPTGNKEVVLRRTIGLKKDEYSVDRKVVTKTDVMNLLEAAGFSRSNPYYIVPQGRVTALTNMKESDRLNLLKEVAGTHVYEARRAESLKIMNETNNKREKIDELLEYIKERLSELEEEKEELRGFQDKDRERRCLEYAYHHREQVTIQSALEDIDNARQDGLDTSDSSRSEFLKGEKAISKLDTEIHTLQRELELLQIDRRQHEEDRRDGAKALAKVELKVKNLKDGQSALEQARSQHDAELQSVQAEKSQKEKQLTKILPDYQKKKQQEDDVRRQLDTAEASRARLFAKQSRGSRFKNKSERDTWLKSEVQELNMTMSAQKANKLEAEEEVARVQKSIDQTEKEVAELRSRLANWSGDRVQLADDATQARVHLDKLNDERKLIRREEDKLNSVIANARQEKEQAEREMSHTVDGATARGLATIRRLKLEQDIPGAYGTLADLLEVSEAYRLPVEQTAGSSLFHYVVDNADTATYLADILFKQHGGRVTFMPLAQLRPRQITFPRSNDAVPLISKIQYDPKFEKAFQQVFGKTVVCINLAVASQYARSHGVDGITAEGDTTNKRGAMTGGYIDPRKSRLEAVHSANKWRQEFDNLVSQSRDLRKQIEHKDQEITGAMSELQKLEQRLRQADDGFEPLKHELRNKSAHVENERSHLDAALVRRDLVDKNLSGFLEEIAAHEAEIGTEFKKNITPAEERELEQLSNLSQQLQMQWNDLSKQRRELERTKQFLEVDLRQNLQLKLDQLSSQAFENSASGGSSGGMKEAQRELKKAQKSLHTFEVNLQETEGKMEQLAGRVDQLSGEKAEREQRQNDISARIEKQQKRMEKTMQRKGLLQAQAAECAKNIRELGVLPEEAFDKYENMEANTITNKLKRVNEALKKYKHVNKKAFEQYNNFTTQQDQLMKRRKELDASQDSIEELVEHLDRRKDEAIERTFKQVSKEFATIFGKLVPAGHGRLVIQRRTDRRQDPDESDEEARGSVENYTGVGISVSFNSKHLDEQQRIQQLSGGQKSLCALCLIFALQQTESSPMVIFDEVDANLDAQYRTAVAALLESISNEAGTQFICTTFRPEIVHVADKCYGVTFRNKTSSINCYSEEEALDFVEGQAKPTGAA, encoded by the exons ATGTATATTAAACAGATCATCATCCAGGGCTTCAAGAG CTACAAGGAGCAAACCGTCATTGAGCCCTTCTCGCCCAAAACTAACGTCATCGTTGGCCGCAATGGCTCCGGAAAAAGTAACTTCTTCGCGGCGATGCGATTTGTCCTCAGCGATGCCTACACCCAAATGAGTCGTGAGGAGCGGCAAGGCCTCCTCCACGAAGGTTCCGGCTCGGCCGTCATGTCTGCATATGTCGAGATCATTTTCGACAACAGCGACGATCGCTTTCCCACAGGCAACAAGGAAGTTGTCTTGCGCCGCACCATTGGTCTGAAGAAGGATGAGTACTCCGTGGATCGCAAGGTTGTAACCAAGACAGATGTCATGAACCTCCTTGAGGCCGCCGGATTTTCGCGCTCAAACCCTTACTACATTGTGCCACAAGGTCGCGTTACAGCATTGACAAATATGAAAGAGTCCGACAGACTTAACCTACTGAAGGAAGTTGCTGGCACACACGTGTACGAAGCACGGCGTGCCGAATCGCTCAAGATCATGAACGaaaccaacaacaagcgGGAGAAAATTGACGAGCTGTTGGAGTACATCAAAGAGCGCCTGAGCGAacttgaggaagaaaaggaagagcTGCGAGGCTTCCAAGACAAGGACAGAGAGCGGCGATGTCTCGAGTATGCATATCATCACCGAGAACAGGTGACTATTCAGTCTGCCCTGGAGGATATCGATAACGCTAGACAAGATGGCCTTGATACCAGCGACTCGAGCCGCTCAGAATTCCTCAAAGGAGAAAAAGCCATATCAAAGCTCGATACCGAGATTCACACCCTGCAGCGGGAGCTGGAATTGCTTCAGATTGATCGCCGCCAACACGAAGAAGATAGGCGAGACGGTGCCAAGGCTCTAGCCAAGGTGGAACTCAAAGTAAAGAATCTCAAGGACGGCCAGTCTGCTCTAGAGCAAGCTCGGTCGCAGCACGATGCCGAATTACAATCCGTACAAGCGGAGAAGTCACAGAAGGAAAAGCAGCTGACCAAGATCCTTCCCGACtatcaaaagaagaagcagcaggaGGATGACGTGAGAAGGCAACTGGACACAGCGGAAGCGTCGCGGGCTCGCCTTTTCGCCAAGCAGTCGCGCGGCTCACGCTTTAAGAATAAGTCAGAGCGTGACACTTGGCTAAAGTCTGAAGTTCAAGAGCTGAATATGACAATGAGCGCGCAAAAGGCCAATAAGCTCGAAGCCGAGGAAGAGGTTGCCAGGGTCCAAAAATCCATTGATCAGACGGAGAAGGAGGTTGCTGAATTGCGATCCCGACTCGCCAACTGGAGCGGTGACCGGGTCCAATTGGCAGATGACGCAACGCAGGCGAGAGTTCACCTAGACAAACTAAACGACGAGAGGAAACTCATCCGCCGCGAAGAGGACAAACTCAACTCCGTCATTGCAAACGCCaggcaagaaaaagagcagGCCGAAAGGGAAATGTCCCACACAGTTGATGGCGCGACAGCCCGGGGTTTGGCCACTATCCGTCGTCTTAAGCTGGAGCAAGATATCCCTGGTGCATACGGAACACTTGCTGACCTGCTTGAGGTGAGTGAAGCATACCGACTGCCAGTTGAACAGACTGCCGGCTCCAGTTTGTTCCATTATGTCGTCGACAATGCCGATACCGCCACGTACCTGGCGGATATACTATTCAAACAACATGGAGGCCGAGTAACGTTTATGCCCTTGGCTCAGTTGCGACCCAGACAAATAACGTTTCCCCGCTCGAATGATGCTGTTCCCCTGATAAGCAAGATTCAATACGACCCCAAATTTGAAAAAGCGTTCCAGCAGGTCTTTGGCAAGACAGTTGTCTGTATCAACTTGGCAGTCGCTTCTCAGTATGCCCGAAGCCATGGAGTAGATGGTATCACTGCTGAAGGTGATACCACTAATAAACGAGGTGCAATGACTGGTGGATATATTGATCCTCGCAAGTCACGACTGGAAGCTGTACATTCTGCGAATAAATGGCGACAAGAGTTTGACAATCTTGTCTCCCAATCGCGGGACTTGCGAAAGCAGATTGAGCACAAAGATCAAGAAATCACCGGGGCCATGTCTGAGCTGCAAAAGCTCGAGCAGCGACTGCGCCAAGCGGATGACGGTTTTGAGCCGCTAAAGCACGAGTTGCGGAACAAATCTGCTCATGTTGAGAACGAGAGATCTCACCTCGATGCCGCCCTTGTTCGCCGAGATTTGGTTGACAAGAATCTGAGTGGATTCCTGGAGGAAATTGCCGCCCACGAGGCTGAAATAGGCACCGAATTCAAGAAGAATATTACACCTGCAGAAGAGCGAGAATTGGAGCAATTAAGTAACCTCTCACAACAATTGCAGATGCAATGGAACGACTTGAGCAAGCAGAGACGAGAATTGGAGCGCACAAAGCAGTTCCTCGAGGTTGATTTGCGTCAGAATCTTCAACTGAAGCTCGATCAGCTGAGCAGTCAGGCATTCGAGAACTCGGCTTCGGGCGGGTCATCCGGTGGGATGAAAGAGGCCCAACGAGAGCTGAAGAAAGCTCAAAAGTCTCTCCACACGTTTGAAGTTAATCTCCAGGAGACCGAGGGGAAAATGGAACAGCTTGCTGGCCGGGTTGATCAGCTGAGTGGGGAGAAGGCAGAAAGAGAGCAGCGACAAAACGACATCTCCGCAAGAATAGAGAAGCAACAAAAGAGAATGGAGAAAACGATGCAAAGAAAGGGTCTGCTTCAGGCTCAGGCTGCTGAATGTGCCAAGAATATCAGAGAGTTGGGCGTGCTCCCCGAGGAAGCTTTCGACAAGTACGAAAATATGGAAGCGAATACT ATTACCAACAAACTGAAACGAGTCAACGAAGCTCTAAAGAAATACAAACATGTAAACAAGAAGGCTTTTGAGCAATACAACAACTTTACGACTCAACAAGACCAGCTCATGAAGCGAAGAAAGGAATTAGATGCTTCGCAAGATTCCAtcgaggagcttgttgagcatCTGGATCGACGCAAAGACGAAGCCATTGAGCGTACCTTCAAGCAGGTATCTAAAGAATTTGCAACCATATTCGGGAAGTTGGTTCCCGCTGGGCATGGGCGCCTGGTCATTCAGAGGAGAACAGATCGTCGACAAGATCCTGACGAATCTGACGAGGAAGCTCGCGGTAGCGTAGAAAACTACACTGGCGTCGGCATCAGTGTATCGTTCAACTCGAAGCACCTGGATGAGCAGCAGAGAATCCAACAGCTCAGCGGTGGACAAAAGA GTTTGTGCGCCCTCTGCCTCATTTTTGCCCTCCAGCAGACTGAGAGCAGTCCCATGGTCATCTTTGACGAAGTAGACGCCAATTTGGATGCTCAATACCGTACTGCCGTTGCTGCTTTGCTCGAATCTATCTCAAACGAAGCCGGCACCCAGTTCATCTGTACTACCTTCCGACCTGAAATCGTCCACGTAGCAGACAAGTGCTATGGTGTGACGTTCCGCAACAAGACAAGTTCCATCAACTGCTACAGCGAGGAAGAGGCCCTGGACTTTGTTGaaggccaagccaagcctACTGGAGCAGCGTAA
- a CDS encoding 50S ribosomal subunit L30 (similar to Metarhizium acridum CQMa 102 XP_007810075.1), whose amino-acid sequence MTASSRGRRALQGALSASPNICSRCATNTRVPARLYSSTTATATNPSSEAAGPPPPAREPPSYDVRSGLILTRPPLLTRKLHPFENAFFFYQKRLEERLNTPFITSIYFKPDTARRLDWNLKVSERKGTVAKDIGVYNGKGSKAWDDELKVGDQLSSQENVLNSLLKDAEARVSDDAEVIAAEDVVPVERPVERETEADKKGDVKRLDRQLERTLYLVVKGKDGWAFPADVVSRDENLHEAAQRVLDQAAGVNMNTWIVGRVPVAHVVKKPVQTDDGAVQTRGQKTFFLKGRIMAGQADLKGNPFGYSDFKWLTREELEKELSPEYFRGVRNMMSDR is encoded by the exons ATGACTGCATCAAGTAGAGGCCGGCGTGCCTTGCAAGGCGCTTTATCAG CCTCTCCCAATATCTGCTCTAGATGCGCAACAAACACCCGAGTTCCCGCTCGTCTCTACTCTTCGacgacagccacagccaccaatCCTTCCTCAGAAGCTGCAGGACCTCCTCCTCCGGCGCGAGAACCCCCATCGTACGACGTGCGCTCTGGGTTAATCCTCACTCGGCCTCCCCTCCTGACTCGAAAGCTTCACCCTTTCGAGaacgccttcttcttctacCAGAAACGACTGGAGGAGCGCCTCAACACCCCTTTCATTACAAGCATCTACTTCAAGCCCGATACCGCGCGGCGCCTAGATTGGAATCTTAAGGTCAGCGAGCGCAAGGGAACCGTGGCCAAGGACATTGGCGTGTACAATGGCAAGGGGTCGAAAGCTTGGGACGACGAACTGAAAGTCGGAGATCAACTTAGCAGTCAGGAGAACGTGCTGAACAGTCTGCTCAAGGATGCAGAGGCCCGTGTCAGCGATGACGCGGAGGTCATTGCTGCGGAGGACGTGGTCCCCGTTGAGAGACCTGTGGAGAGGGAGACTGAGGCTGACAAGAAAGGGGATGTGAAGAGGTTGGATAGACAGCTTGAGAGGACTCTGTACCTTGTTGTCAAGGGAAAGGACGGATGGGCCTTCCCGGCTGATGTTGTTTCCAGAGATGAGAACCTGCATGAG GCCGCCCAAAGAGTGTTGGACCAAGCTGCCGGCGTGAACATGAATACCTGGATCGTGGGCCGTGTCCCCGTTGCGCATGTCGTCAAAAAACCTGTTCAGACTGACGATGGCGCCGTCCAGACCCGTGGCCAAAAGACGTTTTTCCTCAAGGGAAGAATCATGGCTGGTCAGGCTGACTTGAAGGGTAATCCTTTTGGATACTCCGACTTCAAGTGGCTGACGAGAGAAGAATTGGAAAAGGAGCTGTCGCCTGAATATTTCCGCGGTGTGCGCAACATGATGTCTGACAGGTAG
- a CDS encoding PHD and ring finger domain-containing protein (similar to Cordyceps militaris CM01 XP_006667106.1) encodes MNEPEQCIICLDPLPRPSSLSSPSPSPSSVNGASTGAGAGAGTGTTSATTNHGASADAIDSTAAVAKAVAEDTKHLDIVAALDGCEHVIHDACIRSWAQKTNTCPICRTPFHFVRVYNGVDGTAISTYDVKDKKQVAEFDVQAWLGENIVDEEEEEGNPCPICNSAEREDILLLCDSCDAAYHTHCIGLDHIPEGDWYCMECAHLFQLTDDRPERTDAEPESPRPQLVQRPQPRDVRGYHVRTRQRLRRARRQARNAEWQGAWGQFSGRFYEMSDLDLDNHDDEDEDLEQYRRFQQLDRRELERWQQRMDIANRLGARETFASTIPPQISERLQPPPPPIEETRDERRAWGAFDRAREAEVTPTAPRKRKSRSVTASPAEPAQEPERKLKRPRTRRLPTQAEGSTSAASPAASAASAARPATTTAASTSTVTVGTTPVTATTGVNATNAGTNGTNGTSVRNGITRMESATPLVSSLLKELEPNPLSEDETPVLTPNWRVPPEASSPALSPSPSNHSSPRALSLTPPPLPSLNGRPTSPTLSLSTHIEPRYPPANYSPTRSNSDHGDADARSPKGEVRPLELRQPRPRRAHQAPPHTEESSPTRWTMTQEEKKSINDIVKMALRPHWRAQKLTTEQYAMINRDISRKLYDEVKDAASLDEESRRIWEKRATQEVAQAVAELSA; translated from the exons ATGAACGAACCTGAGCAGTGCATCATCTGCTTGGATCCTCTGCCGCGCCCCTCGTCGTtgtcctcgccctcgccctcgcctTCGTCCGTGAACGGTGCCAGtactggtgctggtgctggtgctggtacTGGTACCAccagtgccaccaccaaccatggTGCAAGTGCAGACGCAATCGACTCGACAGCTGCCGTGGCCAAGGCCGTCGCTGAAGATACCAAACATCTCGACATAGTTGCTGCTCTGGATGGATGCGAACATGTTATTCATGATGCCTGCATCAGATCCTGGGCTCAAAAGACCAACACCTGCCCCATTTGCAGGACACCCTTCCACTTCGTTCGTGTATACAACGGTGTAGATG GCACTGCCATTTCTACCTACGatgtcaaagacaagaaaCAAGTCGCCGAATTCGATGTGCAAGCCTGGCTTGGCGAAAATATAGtagacgaggaagaggaggaaggcaaCCCTTGCCCCATATGCAACTCGGCTGAGCGAGAGGATATTTTGCTACTGTGCGACAGTTGCGATGCAGCCTACCACACCCATTGCATCGGGCTTGATCATATTCCTGAGGGCGACTGGTACTGCATGGAATGTGCTCACCTCTTCCAGCTCACGGATGATCGCCCAGAGCGAACGGATGCCGAGCCAGAGTCACCCCGACCCCAGCTGGTTCAACGTCCGCAACCACGCGACGTGCGTGGCTATCATGTAAGGACTCGCCAGCGTCTCAGGCGAGCGCGCCGCCAAGCTCGTAATGCTGAGTGGCAGGGTGCCTGGGGCCAATTTTCTGGTCGTTTCTATGAGATGAGCGACCTGGACCTCGATAATcacgacgatgaggatgaagatcTCGAGCAGTACCGTCGCTTCCAGCAGCTCGACCGTCGGGAGCTGGAGCGGTGGCAGCAGCGTATGGATATTGCGAATCGCCTTGGTGCTCGCGAGACTTTTGCAAGCACAATTCCGCCACAAATTAGTGAGCGATTGCAACCGCCCCCTCCACCCATCGAGGAGACTCGTGACGAAAGGCGTGCATGGGGTGCCTTCGACCGTGctcgagaagcagaagtcACGCCCACTGCGCCGCGTAAACGAAAGAGCCGGTCGGTAACAGCATCTCCGGCTGAACCCGCTCAAGAACCAGAGAGGAAGTTGAAACGTCCGCGAACAAGAAGATTGCCTACCCAGGCTGAGGGTTCTACCTCAGCTGCTTCACCTGCCGCATCTGCCGCATCCGCCGCGCGTCCGGCCACAACCACTGCCGCAAGTACTTCCACGGTGACCGTGGGAACAACACCTGTTACAGCGACGACTGGTGTCAATGCTACTAATGCTGGTACCAATGGTACCAACGGGACGTCGGTAAGAAACGGCATCACTCGTATGGAGAGCGCAACGCCTCTGGTGTCGTCGCTGCTCAAAGAGTTAGAACCAAATCCTCTATCCGAGGACGAGACACCGGTATTAACTCCAAATTGGCGTGTGCCTCCAGAGGCATCGTCGCCTGCTCTCTCACCCTCACCTTCAAACCACAGTAGCCCTCGAGCGCTGTCGTTGACTCCACCACCTCTTCCGAGTCTCAACGGTCGGCCGACATCTCCGACCTTGTCACTTAGCACACATATTGAACCACGATACCCCCCAGCAAACTACTCTCCAACTCGATCGAACAGCGATCATGGAGATGCCGACGCACGTTCACCCAAGGGCGAAGTGCGTCCGCTAGAACTCCGTCAACCTCGGCCACGACGGGCACATCAAGCGCCACCGCATACCGAGGAAAGCTCACCTACTCGGTGGACGATGAcgcaggaagaaaagaaaagcataAACGACATTGTCAAAATGGCTTTGCGACCTCACTGGCGGGCGCAGAAGTTGACCACAGAACAGTATGCAATGATAAATCGCGATATCTCTCGAAAGCTTTACGATGAAGTAAAGGATGCGGCATCTCTTGATGAAGAATCTCGGCGAATCTGGGAGAAGAGGGCCACGCAAGAGGTGGCACAGGCGGTTGCCGAACTTTCAGCTTGA